The Gloeomargarita lithophora Alchichica-D10 genomic sequence ACTGATCCCGCAAAGCCCGGAACACCCCCCGCAATTCCGCGTGTTTTTGGGTCAGCAGTTGCAGGGTTTGCTTGCGTTCCCCCACATCCCGCAGATTTAGCACCATCCCCCGCAGGTTGGGGTCTTGGTACTGGGGATTGCCCACCGCCTCCAGGTCGCACCAGGTGCCATTTTGGCGTTGATAACGAAATTCCAGATGCACCAAACCGGTTTGCGCCTGAGCCGAGGTCAAAATCGCTTCACTGGCCGCCCGTTCCTCCGGGTGAATGCGGGTGCCAAACAACTGCCCCAGCAAACCGTCCAGGTCATAGCCCAGCACCGTCTGCACCGACGGACTACAGTAGGTAATAATGCCCTGGCTATTGATCACCAAAATCACATCCCCGCAATAACGCAGGAGAGCCGAGAACCGTTCTTGGTTGCGGCGCAAGCTAGTGGTCAGATGTTGCACCTGCTCCGCCTGTTGGTTGACGGTGGCACGCAAATCCGCCAGCACCTGTTGCAGGGTAAGGGGATGGCCGTACCGTTCCCAGTCCTGGGGTGTGAGACAACCCACCACCAAACCCGCCTCATCCGTGACCAAAACCCATTCCTGGCGGTAGGGATACGCCTGATACAAGGTCGTGGTTCTCGGTAACAGGCGGGGGGCTTGCATCACCTCCTGCACCGTTGCCCCCGGTTGAAATAACCCGCCCCAGTCCACCCACCCCAGCGGGAAACGGGGGGTTTGGGGTTGGGCGATCATGACCCAGGTGTCTCCCCCCTGCGCCAATAAATCCCGCACCTGTGCCACGGGCAGTTCCGGGGATACGGTCACCACCCGGGGATTCATCAACATATCAATAGTCTGACTTTGCCAGAGGTGAATCCCCTGCTGGAGCCGTTGCCAGCGTTGGCGTTCCCACACCCCCAAGCATTCGCCCTGCTCCCCCACCACCAGCACATAATCCCGGCTGCCGGTTTTTGCCAACAGTTGCTCCGGTTGTGCCAAATCCGCCAAAGTTAAGGGAGTTCCGAGAGAAACCAACTCGCCCAGCCTTGCCCCAGGGGTCGCCCCCAAGAGTTCTCTGGGGGTAATCATGCCCAGGGGTTGCGTCCGGGAACCCACCACTGCCCAGGTGCGCTCACTGGCCAACAAAGCGGCAATGCCTTCGGTTACCGACAGTTCCGCCGCCAACACCAGGGGAGCCTCAGCGGGGTCTTGTCCCGGCCAGGGTTGTACGGGCGGGTCAGTAGGCAGACTGAGCCAGGAAATCACTGTACTGCGAAAACTTTCCCATAGGATAACATCAGCATTTGAATAACATCAGCATTCGGGGATGGGGTGGCCGCAAGGGACGACTCCTTCCCATTCTCTTACCGGATGACTAGGATGGTAACAACCTTGGCTGGGTTTGTTGCCCCTATGCCCCCCACTCCCGGTACGATTTTGGTTGTTGACGATGTGCTGGCTAACCTCAGCGTTTTGGCGACCATTCTCGAAAGCCAGGGCTACGAAGTCCGCCAAGCCACCAGCGGTCGTCTGGCGTTGAGTGCGATTGCTAGCGACCCCCCTGATTTGATTCTACTCGATTTGATGATGCCGGAAATGGATGGGTTTACGGTCTGTCAACAGCTACAGGCAACCCCCCAGTACCAGGAGATTCCGGTTATTTGTATCACGGCGTTGGATGAAGTCACGGATAAGGTGCGGGCGTTTGCCTGTGGGGCGGTGGATTATATTGTAAAACCGTTTCAAGCGGAGGAGGTGTTGGCACGGGTGCAGAGCCATTTGACGCTCCGGCATTTGCGCCAAGCCCTGCAAGAGGCCAATACCCAACTGCGCCAATGGAACCAGGAACTGGAGCAACGGGTGGCGGCGCGTACCCAGGCGTTGTCCCGGCTATTGCACACGGATACCCTGACCGGTTTGTTGAGCCGTCATGCCCTGTGTGGGCAGTTGGAATCCTTACTGCTGGGGGAACAGGCTTTTGCCCTGTGCATTTTGGATTGTGACCAGTTTAGTTTGGTGAATCATTCCCTGGGCTATGGCCGGGGGGATGAACTGTTGTGTTTGCTGAGTCAACGTTTGTTGGCGCAACTGGGGGAACAGGATGTGCTGGCGCGGTTGGGGGAGGATGATTTTGCCCTGGTGTTGGTGGGGGAATACGGCCATGATGCCCTGCTGGATTGGGTGGAGCGGTTGCATCAGCGGGTGCGGGTGCCGTTTCAGTTGGGGGAATACGAACTGTACCTGAGTGCCACCAGTGGGTTGGTACTGCGGCAACCCTACCACCAGCGGGCGTTGGAGCTAATCCGGGAGGCGGATACGGCTCTGCAACGGGCGAAACGGGAACACCGGGGGGGGAGTTATCTATTCGACCTGCAACTGACCCAGATGGCGCAGAAACGCTTGGATTTGGAGGGAGACCTGCGCCGGGGATTGCAACAGCACCAATTCCAGGTTTATTATCAGCCGATTGTTGACATCCGCACGGGTCAAATTGTTGGGGTAGAAGCCTTGACCTACTGGCACCATCCCCAGCGGGGTCTGGTCGGGCCGGGGGAATTTATCGCCTGTGCGGAGGATACGGGGGTGATTATTCCCCTGGGATTGCAAACCTTGGAGTGCGCCTGCCTCCAGATGCAGGAATGGCCGTCGGATTGGTGGTTGAGTGTGAATCTTTCGCCCCGGCAGTTTGCCTACCCTTTTTTGGGACGGGATATTGATTTAATTTTGCAACGGACGGGGTTTCCGGCGCAAAGATTGCATTTGGAACTCACCGAAGGTGCCCTGGGGGAGAATGTGCCGGTGGTGGCGGATACCCTGCGCCAACTGCGGGGACGGCAGATTTGTTTGTGTGTGGATGATTTTGGTACCGGTTATTCATGTCTGCGTTATTTGCAAGAATTTCCGATTCACAATATCAAAATTGACCGCTCGTTTGTGGCTTCGATTGCTGAGGCGGGTTCGGGCGGGGAAATTGCCAAAATTATTGCCCACCTGGGCTATTCTCTAAATCTGACGGTGACGGCGGAGGGGATTGAAACCGCTTACCAGCAGGAGTTTCTGCGCCAGTTGGGGTGTCCCTACGGACAGGGATTTTATTTCGCCCGTCCCCAACCACCGTCGGGAATTGACCGGCTGGTGCATGCGGGGGGGTGTTTGCCAACAAAGCCTGGGCATTCCGCCGCCACATGGCCGGTTTGATCCGCCGCAGAGCCGAAGAAACCAAGGGGGCAGACGGGGGGCAAATTAATGTTAAAGAAGCGTCAAATCACCCGTCAACAGGTACTCCAGACGATTGCAAATCCTGTATTTGTCCTCAGGCAAGATACAGCGTTTTTTTAGTAGTGGGACTTTATAAGTTTTAAGCCCTAAAACAGGCTCAAGCTCAAGCACGACAGGCAAAACACATCGACAAGGTAAAAATGGCTGGAACCCAGTCGCATCAAGAAAATATGCTGATCGAGGTAAAACAATTGCTGTGTCTAGGTCTGAGGCCGTTTAGGAGCCAGTTTCTCTCAAAGTCCCAGTAGATGACATACCGATTTAATGCTAAAACACCTGTAAAACAAGGGGCTTAAGCCCCTTGCCTGTACCCCATCAGCATAAAAAAGGTTGTAATGGATATTTGTATGTTGACCGGGATTTGGCGGTGGCAGTGGGGGATAATGGTACCCTCAGGACGGCATATAATAGAGTCAGAAAAGCAACAAACCCTAANNNNNNNNNNNNNNNNNNNNNNNNNNNNNNNNNNNNNNNNNNNNNNNNNNNNNNNNNNNNNNNNNNNNNNNNNNNNNNNNNNNNNNNNNNNNNNNNNNNNNNNNNNNNNNNNNNNNNNNNNNNNNNNNNNNNNNNNNNNNNNNNNNNNNNNNNNNNNNNNNNNNNNNNNNNNNNNNNNNNNNNNNNNNNNNNNNNNNNNNNNNNNNNNNNNNNNNNNNNNNNNNNNNNNNNNNNNNNNNNNNNNNNNNNNNNNNNNNNNNNNNNNNNNNNNNNNNNNNNNNNNNNTGCGCCAAGTATCGCTATATGTTTGGCTAATGGCTAACGTGCGTTTGGATGGCCTGGAATCCCTGGCGCAACGGCTCAAGAAACCGGCTCTATTCAAGGCGTGGGGGCAACACCTGGAGCGCAGGATGGTGACGGCCTTCCGCACGGAAACTTCACCAGTGGGGCGTGGATATTGAAGGGTTGCCGGAGCCGGTGGATGATGAAGCAATGGCACTGGATGAACGCATTCGCCGGAGTAAGCAGATTTATCGCCAAGCGGGGGATGCGTACGAGCGAGTGCGATTCAACCCCGATAATGGCGGTTTTGTCCTGGTGCATTGGGGGCATAATCGAGGGGAGAGTTATGAATCAGAGCTTTTTGTGGCACAGGTGTTGGCGAATCAAGGGCGACGGGTTACTTTACTTAATGAAATGGGCATGGGTGCAGGAGTCAAAACCCCCGATGCCGATATTGATGGGAATTTAGCTGATTTCAAGCGTTTGACTCAAACCACCCAAAATGTGGCGGCTAGGGTGCAGGAAGGATTTTTAACAGCAAAAAAACAAGGTGTAGCCTGGGTGGTCTATCATTTAGATAGAGATTCAACCAATAT encodes the following:
- a CDS encoding putative bifunctional diguanylate cyclase/phosphodiesterase — translated: MPPTPGTILVVDDVLANLSVLATILESQGYEVRQATSGRLALSAIASDPPDLILLDLMMPEMDGFTVCQQLQATPQYQEIPVICITALDEVTDKVRAFACGAVDYIVKPFQAEEVLARVQSHLTLRHLRQALQEANTQLRQWNQELEQRVAARTQALSRLLHTDTLTGLLSRHALCGQLESLLLGEQAFALCILDCDQFSLVNHSLGYGRGDELLCLLSQRLLAQLGEQDVLARLGEDDFALVLVGEYGHDALLDWVERLHQRVRVPFQLGEYELYLSATSGLVLRQPYHQRALELIREADTALQRAKREHRGGSYLFDLQLTQMAQKRLDLEGDLRRGLQQHQFQVYYQPIVDIRTGQIVGVEALTYWHHPQRGLVGPGEFIACAEDTGVIIPLGLQTLECACLQMQEWPSDWWLSVNLSPRQFAYPFLGRDIDLILQRTGFPAQRLHLELTEGALGENVPVVADTLRQLRGRQICLCVDDFGTGYSCLRYLQEFPIHNIKIDRSFVASIAEAGSGGEIAKIIAHLGYSLNLTVTAEGIETAYQQEFLRQLGCPYGQGFYFARPQPPSGIDRLVHAGGCLPTKPGHSAATWPV